Proteins encoded by one window of Brienomyrus brachyistius isolate T26 chromosome 1, BBRACH_0.4, whole genome shotgun sequence:
- the wdr37 gene encoding WD repeat-containing protein 37 isoform X2: MPVESGSGGVSAAGRQAKQKRKSHSLSIRRTNSTEQDRVGMQRDLLEGQESKLPSSIRSNLLDLFGQIEREFENLYIENLELRREIDTLNERLAADGQTVDGGDLSKGPLKAKASHSTSQLSQKLKTTYKASTSKRSHSFPGKIVSSFKATTSRALCQLAKEYVGHRDGIWDLSVSRAAPVILGTASADHNAMLWSIETGKCLLKYVGHAGSVNSIKFHPTEQMALTASGDQTAHIWRFVVQLPAPQPVADISVPCEDDVDFSDKDDADGEPEGPSECPSVRVASTVLKSHQGVVIAADWLVGGKQAVTASWDRAANLYDVETSELVHSLTGHDQELTHCCTHPTQRLVVTSSRDTTFRLWDFRDPSIHSVNVFQGHTDTVTSAVFTVGDNVVSGSDDRTVKVWDLKNMRSPIATIRTDSAVNRISVSVSQRIIALPHDNRQVRLFDMAGVRLARLPRSNRQGHRRMVCCSAWSEENPYCNLFTCGFDRQAIGWNINVPALLQEK, from the exons ATGCCCGTGGAGAGTGGCAGTGGCGGGGTCAGCGCGGCCGGCCGGCAAGCTAAGCAGAAGCGCAAGTCCCACAGCCTGTCAATCCGGCGCACAAACAGCACGGAGCAGGACCGTGTGGGGATGCAGCGCGACCTACTGGAGGGGCAA GAATCCAAGTTGCCCTCATCCATAAGGAGCAACCTGCTGGATCTCTTTGGGCAGATCGAGCGGGAATTTGAGAATCTCTACATAGAGAATTTGGAAC TTCGCAGAGAAATCGATACTCTGAATGAGCGGTTGGCTGCGGACGGGCAGACCGTTGACGGCGGCGACCTGAGCAAAGGACCACTGAAGGCCAAAG CCAGCCACAGTACGAGTCAGCTGTCTCAGAAGCTGAAGACCACCTACAAGGCGTCTACAAGCAAG CGATCACATTCTTTTCCTGGCAAA ATTGTGTCCAGTTTCAAAGCCACCACCTCTAGGGCACTGTGCCAGCTGGCGAAAGAGTACGTGGGCCACAGGGATGGCATCTGGGATCTCAGCGTCAGCCGCGCCGCCCCGGTCATCCTGGGCACAGCCTCTGCCG ATCACAACGCCATGCTATGGAGCATCGAGACGGGCAAGTGTCTCCTGAAGTATGTTGGCCATGCTGGGTCAG ttaatTCCATCAAGTTTCACCCTACGGAGCAAATGGCCCTCACAG CTTCTGGTGACCAGACAGCCCACATCTGGAGGTTTGTGGTCCAACTGCCAGCACCACAGCCTGTCGCCGACATCAGC GTCCCCTGTGAGGACGACGTAGACTTCTCAGACAAGGACGACGCCGACGGCGAGCCCGAGGGCCCCAGTGAGTGCCCGTCGGTGCGAGTTGCCTCCACCGTGCTTAAGAGTCACCAGGGTGTGGTCATCGCTGCCGACTGGCTGGTGGGTGGCAAGCAGGCGGTGACGGCATCCTGGGACCGGGCCGCCAACCTCTACGACGTAGAGACATCTGAACTGGTGCACTCGCTGACCG GTCATGACCAGGAGCTGACGCACTGCTGCACGCACCCAACGCAGCGGCTGGTGGTGACATCATCGCGGGACACCACCTTCCGCCTGTGGGACTTCAGGGACCCGTCCATACACTCCGTGAACGTCTTTCAGGGCCATACTGA CACGGTGACGTCTGCTGTCTTCACGGTGGGTGACAACGTGGTGTCCGGCAGTGACGACCGCACTGTGAAGGTGTGGGACCTGAAGAATATGCGGTCTCCCATAGCAACCATCCGCACTGACTCAGCTGTTAATAG GATCAGTGTTTCCGTGAGCCAAAGAATCATTGCTCTTCCTCACGACAATCGGCAAGTCCGTTTGTTCGATATGGCAGGGGTACGGCTGGCAAGGCTTCCACGTAGCAACCGGCAG GGTCACCGTCGGATGGTGTGCTGCTCCGCCTGGAGTGAGGAGAACCCCTACTGCAACCTGTTCACCTGCGGCTTTGACCGGCAAGCCATTGGCTGGAACATCAACGTTCCTGCACTGTTGCAGGAGAAGTGA
- the wdr37 gene encoding WD repeat-containing protein 37 isoform X1, with protein MPVESGSGGVSAAGRQAKQKRKSHSLSIRRTNSTEQDRVGMQRDLLEGQESKLPSSIRSNLLDLFGQIEREFENLYIENLELRREIDTLNERLAADGQTVDGGDLSKGPLKAKASHSTSQLSQKLKTTYKASTSKRSHSFPGKVGGPCNFNVGNWELWGGDSWVTALLPPCVPVCMNSPSMGLIVSSFKATTSRALCQLAKEYVGHRDGIWDLSVSRAAPVILGTASADHNAMLWSIETGKCLLKYVGHAGSVNSIKFHPTEQMALTASGDQTAHIWRFVVQLPAPQPVADISVPCEDDVDFSDKDDADGEPEGPSECPSVRVASTVLKSHQGVVIAADWLVGGKQAVTASWDRAANLYDVETSELVHSLTGHDQELTHCCTHPTQRLVVTSSRDTTFRLWDFRDPSIHSVNVFQGHTDTVTSAVFTVGDNVVSGSDDRTVKVWDLKNMRSPIATIRTDSAVNRISVSVSQRIIALPHDNRQVRLFDMAGVRLARLPRSNRQGHRRMVCCSAWSEENPYCNLFTCGFDRQAIGWNINVPALLQEK; from the exons ATGCCCGTGGAGAGTGGCAGTGGCGGGGTCAGCGCGGCCGGCCGGCAAGCTAAGCAGAAGCGCAAGTCCCACAGCCTGTCAATCCGGCGCACAAACAGCACGGAGCAGGACCGTGTGGGGATGCAGCGCGACCTACTGGAGGGGCAA GAATCCAAGTTGCCCTCATCCATAAGGAGCAACCTGCTGGATCTCTTTGGGCAGATCGAGCGGGAATTTGAGAATCTCTACATAGAGAATTTGGAAC TTCGCAGAGAAATCGATACTCTGAATGAGCGGTTGGCTGCGGACGGGCAGACCGTTGACGGCGGCGACCTGAGCAAAGGACCACTGAAGGCCAAAG CCAGCCACAGTACGAGTCAGCTGTCTCAGAAGCTGAAGACCACCTACAAGGCGTCTACAAGCAAG CGATCACATTCTTTTCCTGGCAAAGTAGGTGGACCTTGCAACTTCAATGTGGGAAACTGGGAGTTGTGGGGTGGAGACTCATGGGTAACGGCTTTGCTTCCCCCGTGTGTCCCAGTATGCATGAACAGCCCGTCGATGGGGTTG ATTGTGTCCAGTTTCAAAGCCACCACCTCTAGGGCACTGTGCCAGCTGGCGAAAGAGTACGTGGGCCACAGGGATGGCATCTGGGATCTCAGCGTCAGCCGCGCCGCCCCGGTCATCCTGGGCACAGCCTCTGCCG ATCACAACGCCATGCTATGGAGCATCGAGACGGGCAAGTGTCTCCTGAAGTATGTTGGCCATGCTGGGTCAG ttaatTCCATCAAGTTTCACCCTACGGAGCAAATGGCCCTCACAG CTTCTGGTGACCAGACAGCCCACATCTGGAGGTTTGTGGTCCAACTGCCAGCACCACAGCCTGTCGCCGACATCAGC GTCCCCTGTGAGGACGACGTAGACTTCTCAGACAAGGACGACGCCGACGGCGAGCCCGAGGGCCCCAGTGAGTGCCCGTCGGTGCGAGTTGCCTCCACCGTGCTTAAGAGTCACCAGGGTGTGGTCATCGCTGCCGACTGGCTGGTGGGTGGCAAGCAGGCGGTGACGGCATCCTGGGACCGGGCCGCCAACCTCTACGACGTAGAGACATCTGAACTGGTGCACTCGCTGACCG GTCATGACCAGGAGCTGACGCACTGCTGCACGCACCCAACGCAGCGGCTGGTGGTGACATCATCGCGGGACACCACCTTCCGCCTGTGGGACTTCAGGGACCCGTCCATACACTCCGTGAACGTCTTTCAGGGCCATACTGA CACGGTGACGTCTGCTGTCTTCACGGTGGGTGACAACGTGGTGTCCGGCAGTGACGACCGCACTGTGAAGGTGTGGGACCTGAAGAATATGCGGTCTCCCATAGCAACCATCCGCACTGACTCAGCTGTTAATAG GATCAGTGTTTCCGTGAGCCAAAGAATCATTGCTCTTCCTCACGACAATCGGCAAGTCCGTTTGTTCGATATGGCAGGGGTACGGCTGGCAAGGCTTCCACGTAGCAACCGGCAG GGTCACCGTCGGATGGTGTGCTGCTCCGCCTGGAGTGAGGAGAACCCCTACTGCAACCTGTTCACCTGCGGCTTTGACCGGCAAGCCATTGGCTGGAACATCAACGTTCCTGCACTGTTGCAGGAGAAGTGA
- the wdr37 gene encoding WD repeat-containing protein 37 isoform X3 encodes MPVESGSGGVSAAGRQAKQKRKSHSLSIRRTNSTEQDRVGMQRDLLEGQESKLPSSIRSNLLDLFGQIEREFENLYIENLELRREIDTLNERLAADGQTVDGGDLSKGPLKAKASHSTSQLSQKLKTTYKASTSKIVSSFKATTSRALCQLAKEYVGHRDGIWDLSVSRAAPVILGTASADHNAMLWSIETGKCLLKYVGHAGSVNSIKFHPTEQMALTASGDQTAHIWRFVVQLPAPQPVADISVPCEDDVDFSDKDDADGEPEGPSECPSVRVASTVLKSHQGVVIAADWLVGGKQAVTASWDRAANLYDVETSELVHSLTGHDQELTHCCTHPTQRLVVTSSRDTTFRLWDFRDPSIHSVNVFQGHTDTVTSAVFTVGDNVVSGSDDRTVKVWDLKNMRSPIATIRTDSAVNRISVSVSQRIIALPHDNRQVRLFDMAGVRLARLPRSNRQGHRRMVCCSAWSEENPYCNLFTCGFDRQAIGWNINVPALLQEK; translated from the exons ATGCCCGTGGAGAGTGGCAGTGGCGGGGTCAGCGCGGCCGGCCGGCAAGCTAAGCAGAAGCGCAAGTCCCACAGCCTGTCAATCCGGCGCACAAACAGCACGGAGCAGGACCGTGTGGGGATGCAGCGCGACCTACTGGAGGGGCAA GAATCCAAGTTGCCCTCATCCATAAGGAGCAACCTGCTGGATCTCTTTGGGCAGATCGAGCGGGAATTTGAGAATCTCTACATAGAGAATTTGGAAC TTCGCAGAGAAATCGATACTCTGAATGAGCGGTTGGCTGCGGACGGGCAGACCGTTGACGGCGGCGACCTGAGCAAAGGACCACTGAAGGCCAAAG CCAGCCACAGTACGAGTCAGCTGTCTCAGAAGCTGAAGACCACCTACAAGGCGTCTACAAGCAAG ATTGTGTCCAGTTTCAAAGCCACCACCTCTAGGGCACTGTGCCAGCTGGCGAAAGAGTACGTGGGCCACAGGGATGGCATCTGGGATCTCAGCGTCAGCCGCGCCGCCCCGGTCATCCTGGGCACAGCCTCTGCCG ATCACAACGCCATGCTATGGAGCATCGAGACGGGCAAGTGTCTCCTGAAGTATGTTGGCCATGCTGGGTCAG ttaatTCCATCAAGTTTCACCCTACGGAGCAAATGGCCCTCACAG CTTCTGGTGACCAGACAGCCCACATCTGGAGGTTTGTGGTCCAACTGCCAGCACCACAGCCTGTCGCCGACATCAGC GTCCCCTGTGAGGACGACGTAGACTTCTCAGACAAGGACGACGCCGACGGCGAGCCCGAGGGCCCCAGTGAGTGCCCGTCGGTGCGAGTTGCCTCCACCGTGCTTAAGAGTCACCAGGGTGTGGTCATCGCTGCCGACTGGCTGGTGGGTGGCAAGCAGGCGGTGACGGCATCCTGGGACCGGGCCGCCAACCTCTACGACGTAGAGACATCTGAACTGGTGCACTCGCTGACCG GTCATGACCAGGAGCTGACGCACTGCTGCACGCACCCAACGCAGCGGCTGGTGGTGACATCATCGCGGGACACCACCTTCCGCCTGTGGGACTTCAGGGACCCGTCCATACACTCCGTGAACGTCTTTCAGGGCCATACTGA CACGGTGACGTCTGCTGTCTTCACGGTGGGTGACAACGTGGTGTCCGGCAGTGACGACCGCACTGTGAAGGTGTGGGACCTGAAGAATATGCGGTCTCCCATAGCAACCATCCGCACTGACTCAGCTGTTAATAG GATCAGTGTTTCCGTGAGCCAAAGAATCATTGCTCTTCCTCACGACAATCGGCAAGTCCGTTTGTTCGATATGGCAGGGGTACGGCTGGCAAGGCTTCCACGTAGCAACCGGCAG GGTCACCGTCGGATGGTGTGCTGCTCCGCCTGGAGTGAGGAGAACCCCTACTGCAACCTGTTCACCTGCGGCTTTGACCGGCAAGCCATTGGCTGGAACATCAACGTTCCTGCACTGTTGCAGGAGAAGTGA